From a single Nicotiana tabacum cultivar K326 chromosome 8, ASM71507v2, whole genome shotgun sequence genomic region:
- the LOC142163114 gene encoding secreted RxLR effector protein 161-like yields MKDILYASLVGSLMYAHVCTRPDIAFAVGMLGRYQSNPGLDHWKDGKRVLRYLQGTKYFKLTYRYYDSMEVIGYSDSDLGGWKDTGKSTSGYIFLLAGDVVSWISVMQTIVATSTMETEFITCYEATSQTLWLKIFISGLRVVDSISRPLRIFCDNSAVVFFSKNNKSGS; encoded by the coding sequence ATGAAAGATATTCTGTATGCTTCGCTTGTTGGGAGCCTTATGTATGCACATGtctgtactagacctgatattgcttttGCGGTAGGAATGCTTGGCAGATATCAAAGTAACCCTGGTCTTGACCATTGGAAAGATGGTAAAAGGGTCTTGAGATATTTGCAAGGAACCAAGTATTTTAAGCTCACATACAGATACTATGATTCTATGGAGGTGATTGGATATTCGGACTCTGATTTGGGTGGATGGAAAGACACTGGTAAATCTACTTCAGGATACATTTTTCTTCTTGCTGGAGATGTTGTGTCTTGGATAAGTGTCATGCAGACTATTGTTGCAACATCCACAATGGAAACTGAATTTATAACATGCTATGAAGCTACATCACAGACGTTATGGTTGAAAATCTTTATTTCCGGCCTTAGGGTTGTCGATTCCATTTCAAGGCCATTAAGAATCTTTTGTGATAATTCAGCTGTAGTATTCTTTTCTAAGAATAATAAAAGTGGCAGCTGA